A single genomic interval of Cellvibrio sp. PSBB023 harbors:
- a CDS encoding type 1 pili tip component produces MSLKGLVAEWEKQAQGILTKDSYEVHLTIEDAARIDALAEMYPKRTKEQLIRELLSSALNMVEESFPYVQGSKVIATDEMGDPLYEDIGPEPRFMQLLEKHLHKHQANS; encoded by the coding sequence ATGTCGTTAAAAGGTTTGGTTGCCGAGTGGGAAAAACAAGCGCAGGGGATTTTAACCAAGGACAGCTATGAGGTTCATCTCACCATTGAAGATGCTGCACGCATCGACGCTCTGGCGGAGATGTATCCCAAGCGTACCAAAGAGCAATTAATTCGCGAATTGTTATCCTCAGCGTTGAATATGGTGGAGGAAAGTTTTCCCTATGTGCAGGGCAGTAAGGTAATCGCCACCGATGAAATGGGCGATCCACTCTATGAGGATATTGGGCCTGAACCCAGGTTCATGCAGTTGCTGGAGAAACATTTGCACAAGCATCAGGCGAACAGCTAA
- a CDS encoding MATE family efflux transporter, with protein MPHADYLSHELPVNTSQPAQTSHSPLPNTSHSAILRLAFPIILANAAVPLLGLVDTAVIGHQGTAADVGAIAFGSLIFSFVFWGFGFLRMGTSGFTAQAAGAGDYREVRVAYGRALLLGSAIGLLLILLQYPLSLLAFGLLDGSDAVEQGAQVYLHTRIWGAPATLATYAIMGTLIGLGHTRQLLWLQLLLNGLNLLLDVVFVVGFDWGVRGIALGTVIAEWICVIAGARVLYKVLRNQAQPAEPFFNRSQIFQRDGLINTLKINSDIMWRTLFMLTGFGWFANQGAQFGDTVLAANYILLQFLSFAAFFLDGFAFALESLVGKAIGARNRSLFDRVLVVSTQIAALCATGLMLLLLIGGPQAINALNPHDAIRQQAQAYLPYAAAYVLLSFMAFQLDGIFIGATASRAMRNAAFVSLLIFLGAAWILVAWAGNQGLWLAFILYVIARALTLGIYLPGLRRQLH; from the coding sequence ATGCCGCACGCCGATTATTTATCCCATGAGCTACCCGTGAATACCTCGCAACCCGCACAGACTTCGCACTCGCCATTACCCAATACCAGCCACAGCGCCATTCTTCGCTTGGCATTTCCCATTATTCTCGCCAATGCCGCCGTGCCTTTGTTGGGACTGGTAGATACAGCCGTGATCGGTCATCAGGGCACCGCTGCCGACGTGGGCGCTATCGCTTTTGGCTCCCTGATTTTCAGCTTCGTCTTTTGGGGCTTTGGCTTTTTGCGCATGGGCACCAGTGGCTTTACGGCACAAGCAGCCGGTGCGGGCGATTATCGCGAAGTGCGGGTGGCCTATGGTCGCGCCCTGCTATTGGGTTCCGCTATTGGCCTGCTGTTAATCTTGCTGCAATACCCGCTAAGCCTGCTCGCATTTGGTTTACTGGATGGCAGTGACGCCGTTGAGCAAGGCGCGCAGGTATATCTGCATACCCGGATTTGGGGTGCACCGGCAACGCTCGCCACCTACGCCATTATGGGAACCCTGATCGGACTAGGGCACACGCGTCAGCTCCTCTGGCTGCAACTGCTACTGAATGGCCTGAACCTGTTGCTGGACGTGGTTTTTGTGGTTGGCTTCGACTGGGGTGTACGCGGCATAGCACTGGGCACAGTGATTGCCGAATGGATATGTGTCATTGCCGGTGCCCGGGTTTTATACAAGGTATTGCGCAACCAAGCACAACCGGCAGAACCTTTTTTTAACCGCTCACAGATTTTCCAGCGCGACGGGTTGATCAACACCCTGAAAATAAACAGCGACATTATGTGGCGTACCCTTTTCATGCTCACCGGTTTTGGCTGGTTCGCCAATCAAGGTGCACAGTTTGGTGATACGGTGCTTGCGGCCAATTACATACTGCTGCAGTTCCTATCGTTCGCCGCCTTTTTTCTCGATGGATTTGCATTCGCGTTGGAGTCACTGGTGGGCAAAGCTATTGGTGCGCGCAACCGCAGCTTGTTTGATCGCGTGCTTGTGGTATCCACACAAATCGCTGCCCTGTGTGCCACAGGCCTGATGCTACTCTTATTAATTGGTGGACCACAGGCAATTAACGCCCTGAATCCCCACGACGCCATTCGGCAACAGGCACAAGCCTACCTGCCCTACGCTGCAGCCTATGTCTTGTTATCGTTTATGGCATTTCAACTGGACGGTATTTTCATTGGTGCAACAGCAAGCCGCGCCATGCGAAATGCAGCCTTCGTATCGCTGCTGATATTTCTTGGCGCCGCCTGGATTCTGGTTGCCTGGGCAGGCAACCAAGGGTTGTGGCTGGCATTTATTCTCTATGTGATTGCTCGCGCGCTCACACTCGGCATTTACTTACCGGGATTGCGTCGACAGCTTCACTAG